GGCTCCGTTGGGTTCCCATGTCAGCTGACTCCCAGCGCGGCTTTGGCCGCCTCCCAGTACTTGACCCGCTCGGCTGCACCGTAGGGGACGTTTCCGGGTTGGCCCGTGTTGATCGTCGAGCCCAGATCCTGGAACTGCCCGGCGGTCACCGGTGCGCCGGCCGGGATGAACCGGTTCAGGTTGTTCTCCTGCCAGTACGCTGCCGCTGCGGCAGATGCAGCGGCCGGTTCGGAGAGCAGATCGGGGTTCTGCACCAAACGATCGTCGCCGTAAAGCTTTTGGCTGATCATCGCGTAGTTGTCGCGCCCGGTGATCTGCAGTATGCCGCGGCCGCGATACTTGTAGCCGTCTCCGGATGCGGCATCGCCGTTGCCGATGATGTTGGCGTACTTGTTGTTGAAGTACTGCTGGACTGCCTGCGGGTTGTCCCACTCGGACTGATCCAGGCCCCAGGGCTTCTCTGTCATCATCGTCAGGCCGCCGCTCTCCTCGGCGATCTGTGCCAGGAAGGCGGCCTGCTGATCGGGTGTGGTGATCCCGGCGTCCTGCATCGCCTTGTTGATCGACGGCAGGAATGCCTCGGCGTCGGCCA
The window above is part of the Mycolicibacterium fortuitum subsp. fortuitum genome. Proteins encoded here:
- a CDS encoding glycoside hydrolase family 19 protein, producing MADNELRVDPAVLTATSSTSAKLGTDVAGLRVGDSLTAAGSAASGLLSGAATRDVGSSIDQTSKKLGESWAKFSEKTSKAAELYTKSDQEIARKMKQAGDQFDPDDPSSGSGTEAPAPTTPGVTAEQLQKIMSSQGANFTMADAEAFLPSINKAMQDAGITTPDQQAAFLAQIAEESGGLTMMTEKPWGLDQSEWDNPQAVQQYFNNKYANIIGNGDAASGDGYKYRGRGILQITGRDNYAMISQKLYGDDRLVQNPDLLSEPAAASAAAAAYWQENNLNRFIPAGAPVTAGQFQDLGSTINTGQPGNVPYGAAERVKYWEAAKAALGVS